A single window of Mycobacterium sp. ITM-2016-00318 DNA harbors:
- a CDS encoding DUF885 domain-containing protein, producing MGRRATGVDAVAEDYLATFAALDPCAATEMGIAGFDDEITDYSPDAVTARADAARATLRELDGVAPDDDVDAVTVAAMRERLDIQVELNDAGLDVGELNVIASPLQSMRDVFDLMSTDTEDDWRMISRRMSRVPDRVTGYAASLRAAVAAGRPPAVRQVARGIEQAGTIQQLFLDMVADAAPGNDALHAELHEHAVAAAGAYSELAATLREEVGPHARGDDAFGRDAYRLFSRVYLGAEIDFDETYAWGLQRLEAIVAEQESVAHRLYPESSVAEALRRLDDEPRYVVEGTDNLQAWMQELSDRVVDALADTHFEIAEPLRSLECRIAPTHTGGIYYTGPSEDLTRPGRMWWSVPPGVDTFHTWQETTTVFHEGVPGHHLQIGRAVVLADQLNRWRRLGCWVSGHGEGWALYAERLMAELGWLDDAGNRMGMLDAQRFRAARVVIDIGVHCGMTAPDGGIWDADRAWVFLQSHSAMKEANLRFELDRYLGWPGQAPSYAVGQRIWQQLRDEIVGGGVPLKEFHRRALDLGGLPLDVLKATLSAR from the coding sequence TTGGGTAGGCGCGCCACCGGAGTCGATGCCGTAGCAGAGGACTATCTTGCGACCTTTGCCGCGCTCGATCCCTGCGCGGCAACGGAAATGGGCATCGCCGGCTTCGATGACGAAATCACCGACTACTCCCCCGACGCCGTGACCGCGCGTGCCGACGCCGCCCGCGCCACCCTGCGCGAACTGGACGGCGTCGCGCCGGACGACGACGTCGATGCCGTCACCGTCGCGGCGATGCGGGAACGACTCGACATTCAAGTCGAACTGAACGATGCGGGGCTCGACGTCGGCGAGCTCAACGTGATCGCGTCGCCGCTGCAGTCGATGCGCGATGTGTTCGACCTGATGTCCACCGACACCGAGGACGACTGGCGCATGATCAGCAGGCGCATGTCGCGGGTGCCCGACCGCGTCACGGGCTACGCGGCCTCGCTTCGCGCAGCGGTCGCGGCGGGGCGGCCGCCCGCGGTCCGCCAGGTAGCTCGCGGTATCGAGCAGGCGGGGACGATCCAGCAGCTGTTTCTCGACATGGTCGCCGACGCCGCACCCGGCAACGACGCGCTGCACGCCGAACTCCATGAACATGCCGTAGCGGCGGCGGGCGCCTACAGCGAATTGGCTGCCACGCTGCGCGAGGAGGTCGGTCCGCACGCCCGTGGCGACGACGCGTTCGGCCGCGACGCCTACCGGCTGTTCTCCCGGGTCTACCTCGGCGCAGAGATCGACTTCGACGAAACCTACGCATGGGGCCTGCAACGTCTGGAAGCCATTGTGGCCGAACAGGAATCCGTCGCCCACCGGCTCTATCCGGAATCGTCGGTGGCCGAGGCGCTCCGCCGCCTCGACGACGAGCCGCGCTACGTCGTCGAGGGCACCGATAACCTGCAGGCCTGGATGCAGGAACTGTCAGACCGGGTGGTGGACGCATTGGCGGACACGCATTTCGAGATCGCTGAGCCGCTACGAAGCCTGGAATGCCGGATCGCGCCGACCCATACCGGGGGGATCTACTACACCGGCCCGTCGGAGGACCTGACCAGGCCCGGCCGGATGTGGTGGTCGGTGCCACCGGGCGTCGACACATTTCACACCTGGCAGGAGACCACCACCGTCTTCCACGAGGGCGTTCCTGGACACCACCTGCAGATCGGGCGCGCCGTGGTGTTGGCCGACCAGCTCAATCGCTGGCGTCGACTGGGTTGCTGGGTGTCGGGGCACGGCGAGGGCTGGGCGCTGTACGCCGAGCGACTGATGGCCGAGCTCGGGTGGCTCGACGACGCAGGTAATCGGATGGGAATGCTTGATGCGCAACGGTTCCGGGCCGCGCGCGTGGTGATCGACATCGGCGTGCACTGCGGTATGACAGCACCCGACGGCGGCATCTGGGACGCCGACAGAGCCTGGGTTTTCCTGCAGTCGCATAGCGCGATGAAGGAGGCCAACCTCCGGTTCGAGCTTGACCGCTACCTAGGCTGGCCCGGTCAGGCTCCGTCGTACGCGGTCGGGCAACGGATCTGGCAGCAGCTGCGTGACGAAATCGTCGGCGGTGGAGTGCCTTTGAAGGAATTCCACCGCCGCGCGCTCGATCTCGGTGGGCTGCCGCTCGATGTTCTCAAGGCGACGCTGTCGGCTCGCTGA
- a CDS encoding neutral zinc metallopeptidase, producing the protein MTFNEGMQIDTSTTSSSGGGRGPGRGMAIGGGFGGLLIVVVALLLGVNPGSVIPQDQGAYADQGYAAPGFDLSQCKTGEDANTIPQCRVVATGNSLDAVWEQLLRGYTRPRVELFSGSVDTRCGPATSDVGPFYCPVDRTAYFDTDFFEVLKTQFGSSGGPLAQEYVVAHEFGHHVQNLQGTLGRAQQGAQGPTGSGVRTELQADCYAGVWAHYAAITKQEGTDVPFLKPLTDDNIRDALSAAASVGDDRIQEQATGRVNPESWTHGSSEQRQKWFTIGYQTGDPNKCNTFTTRDLG; encoded by the coding sequence ATGACCTTCAACGAGGGTATGCAGATCGACACCAGCACCACGTCGAGCAGCGGAGGTGGCCGAGGACCGGGTCGCGGAATGGCGATCGGCGGAGGCTTCGGCGGCCTGCTCATCGTGGTGGTCGCGCTGCTGCTCGGGGTGAACCCGGGCTCGGTGATCCCGCAGGATCAGGGGGCCTACGCCGACCAGGGTTACGCCGCCCCGGGATTCGACCTCAGCCAGTGCAAGACCGGAGAGGACGCCAACACGATCCCCCAGTGCCGCGTGGTGGCGACCGGCAATTCCCTCGATGCGGTGTGGGAACAGTTGCTACGCGGCTACACCCGTCCGCGCGTGGAGCTGTTCAGCGGCTCGGTCGACACCCGGTGCGGTCCGGCGACCAGCGATGTCGGGCCGTTCTACTGCCCCGTCGACCGGACCGCGTACTTCGACACCGATTTCTTCGAGGTCCTGAAGACCCAGTTCGGTTCCAGCGGAGGACCATTGGCGCAGGAGTACGTCGTCGCCCACGAGTTCGGGCATCACGTGCAGAATTTGCAGGGCACGCTCGGGCGGGCGCAGCAGGGCGCCCAGGGCCCCACGGGCAGCGGCGTGCGCACCGAACTGCAGGCCGACTGCTACGCGGGCGTGTGGGCGCATTACGCGGCGATCACGAAGCAGGAGGGCACCGATGTGCCGTTCCTCAAGCCGCTGACCGACGACAACATCAGGGATGCGCTGTCGGCCGCCGCCTCCGTCGGCGACGACCGGATCCAGGAGCAGGCCACGGGCCGGGTCAATCCCGAGTCGTGGACGCACGGATCATCCGAGCAACGACAGAAGTGGTTCACGATCGGATACCAGACCGGCGATCCGAACAAGTGCAACACCTTCACAACGCGCGACCTTGGGTAG
- a CDS encoding carboxylesterase/lipase family protein — MAASFAHYDSGVSAVVGHSAVVHTDAGDLRGTAEATDARSTGVRRVSVWRGVPYAQQPVGDRRFLGPGPLAPWSGVRDAVEHGPLPPQSKSFVGGGRDDPKVRDEACLTLTVWSPDTSASLPVMVWIPGGAFVFGAGQFQLYNGSRLAANGNVVVVNITYRIGVFGGFELSDLGDGFDDNLALRDQLAALRWIQRNIASFGGDPDRITVFGESAGGTSVLALLASPAADGLFRRAIAQSPALPLIADRELRARRAHEFLQRLGVPAEEVKALPQRQLRRAAGRLQLKSAATTPTLAYGLTYGVDLLPKHPVDAARDGSLAKTPLIIGTNSHEASMFAWTKPPMLPTTTASIDTYIERVAPDARERLLAAYPDYPRRRDLLAFGSDVMFGAPTWAFADAYSAHAPTHMYRFDHFGFSLRMLGLGATHGSEIVHIQHSYGSFLGRKMHPLGRRLAPSVGKRMQRAWLDFSAQGWQTGEIEWSSGQDWPRYDAERRLTRIIQSSRDTVVSDPDGGRREAWAGLY; from the coding sequence ATGGCTGCCAGCTTTGCACACTACGATTCGGGTGTGTCAGCTGTTGTCGGACATTCGGCCGTCGTGCACACGGATGCAGGGGACCTGCGCGGTACCGCCGAAGCAACGGACGCGAGAAGCACAGGAGTGCGGCGCGTGAGCGTCTGGCGCGGCGTCCCGTATGCCCAGCAGCCGGTCGGCGACCGGCGGTTCCTCGGGCCCGGCCCGCTGGCTCCATGGTCGGGGGTCCGCGACGCCGTCGAGCACGGCCCGTTGCCGCCGCAGAGCAAGTCGTTCGTCGGCGGCGGCCGGGACGATCCGAAGGTTCGCGACGAGGCGTGCCTGACGTTGACGGTGTGGTCTCCGGACACCTCCGCCTCGCTGCCGGTGATGGTGTGGATCCCGGGTGGGGCGTTCGTGTTCGGCGCCGGCCAGTTCCAGCTCTACAACGGATCGCGGTTGGCGGCCAACGGGAATGTCGTGGTCGTCAACATCACCTACCGGATAGGTGTTTTCGGCGGATTCGAACTCAGCGATCTCGGTGACGGGTTCGACGACAACCTCGCGTTGCGCGATCAGCTGGCCGCGTTGCGTTGGATTCAGCGCAACATCGCGTCATTCGGCGGTGATCCCGACCGGATCACCGTTTTCGGCGAATCGGCCGGGGGCACCTCGGTGCTCGCGCTGCTGGCCAGTCCGGCCGCCGACGGACTCTTCCGCCGGGCGATCGCGCAGAGCCCGGCACTGCCCCTGATCGCCGACCGTGAGCTACGGGCCAGGCGCGCACACGAGTTCCTGCAGCGGCTCGGTGTGCCCGCCGAGGAGGTCAAAGCCCTGCCGCAACGGCAACTGCGCCGCGCCGCGGGGCGGCTGCAGCTGAAGAGCGCCGCGACGACGCCGACGCTGGCGTACGGGCTGACCTACGGTGTGGACCTGCTGCCGAAACACCCGGTCGACGCCGCCCGCGACGGTTCGCTGGCCAAGACCCCGTTGATCATCGGCACCAACAGCCATGAGGCGTCGATGTTCGCATGGACCAAGCCGCCGATGCTGCCCACGACGACCGCCTCGATCGACACCTACATCGAACGGGTGGCGCCCGACGCGCGGGAGCGGCTGCTGGCGGCGTATCCGGACTACCCGCGGCGGCGCGACCTGCTGGCGTTCGGCTCCGACGTCATGTTCGGTGCTCCGACGTGGGCCTTCGCCGACGCGTACAGCGCACACGCACCGACCCACATGTACCGGTTCGACCACTTCGGCTTCAGCCTGCGGATGCTCGGTCTCGGCGCGACGCATGGCAGCGAGATCGTGCACATCCAGCACAGCTACGGCTCGTTCCTCGGCCGCAAGATGCACCCGCTCGGACGACGGCTGGCCCCCTCAGTCGGCAAGCGCATGCAACGGGCATGGCTGGACTTTTCGGCGCAGGGTTGGCAGACAGGTGAAATCGAGTGGTCGAGCGGTCAGGACTGGCCACGCTACGACGCCGAGCGGCGGCTGACCCGGATCATCCAGTCGTCCCGCGACACGGTGGTGTCCGACCCCGACGGCGGGCGCCGCGAGGCGTGGGCGGGCCTCTACTGA
- a CDS encoding SRPBCC family protein — protein MKPCERVELDFIDNAPYRFVSTVDLPIMPEQVWEVLDDAESWPHWATVITKVTWTSPQPHGVGTTRVVNMRGGIVGDEEYLAWEPFAHMAFRFNAASSASIKAFAEDYRIDPTADGCHLTWVMAMEPNGRAARLGMSLGRPVMSWLFQKFLYNLRDYSEKRYPMAAQ, from the coding sequence ATGAAGCCTTGCGAACGCGTCGAGTTGGACTTCATCGACAACGCGCCGTATCGGTTCGTCAGCACCGTCGACCTTCCGATCATGCCTGAACAGGTGTGGGAGGTGCTCGATGACGCCGAATCGTGGCCGCACTGGGCGACAGTGATCACGAAGGTGACGTGGACGAGCCCACAGCCGCACGGGGTCGGCACCACCCGGGTCGTCAACATGCGCGGCGGCATCGTCGGCGACGAAGAATACTTGGCCTGGGAGCCATTCGCGCACATGGCCTTTCGGTTCAACGCGGCATCAAGTGCAAGCATCAAGGCGTTCGCCGAGGACTACCGAATCGACCCCACCGCCGACGGCTGCCATCTCACTTGGGTGATGGCGATGGAGCCGAACGGAAGGGCCGCCAGGCTCGGCATGTCGCTCGGCCGACCCGTGATGTCGTGGCTCTTCCAGAAGTTCCTCTACAACCTGCGCGACTACTCCGAGAAGCGGTACCCGATGGCGGCTCAGTAG
- a CDS encoding adenylate/guanylate cyclase domain-containing protein — protein MTALRDVARFCDNCGTAFEPSQQTAEYKQVTVLFADVVRSMDIAATLGPERLRELMTELVERSGSAVRRFGGTVNQFTGDGFMALFGAPVAMEDHAVRACLAALDVQAEARSLANDFEHRYGVALKLRVGLNSGEVVAGDIGSGPMGYTVSGRHVGMAQRMESTAPPGGVMISESTARLVESVADLGDPEPVRIKGSDEPVLARRLLTVHLGDRWSSRRESPLVGRSAELTRLTTVLERAIAGDGYVVGIVGPPGIGKSRVTRELLRIAGDRQLTVIKTYCESHFKDIPFHVAARFLRGFFGVVELDSEAAREKLRSSLPDADPNDILLLDDLLGIRDAEQPAMAIDPDARRRRVARLLETVLVRRRTPAIFVIEDAHWIDTVSESMLAELVAVISKTPSLVLVTHRPEYHGALTGMTSISLAPLDRAEASTLTAELLGSNPTLARLSTQIAERSGGNPFFTEEMVRDLVERRVIGGERGAYICLGDGDVAVPATVQATIAARVDRLDSAAKRTLNAASVIGTRFSRDLLAEIIDDDELPTLIDAELIEPVTDSGEFAFRHPLLRAVAYESQLRAGRAVLHRRIADAIEQRDAHSVDANAALIATHLESAGDLRAAFDWHMRAGGWSTHRDIRAARMSWQRAVGVADEMPAEAPERPAMRIAPRTLLCATIWRVGGELADVRFDELRELAMQAGDNRSMAMGMTGLIQMLNFHGRFTEASDLATEYVSVLESFGDPELTVAMLLPPILTKWNAGEIRESLRLCEYGIELSGGDPSFGALIIGSPLAFMLALRASARCCFGIPGWRDDFDQAVDMARKVDQFSFCGVVQFKYISVLNWALEPDDEALRETTEALDIARHGADDFTLVNAEFAHGLVLVRRDDTDRDKGFELLAKAARLGREHRYTIIAAWCADLDVAAEKIRLGDLDSAVQLAHDVLEEELNCGEHINIGWATTVLVEALLHRGHDEDVDTAAAAVDRLASMPVEGGFVYHELPLMRLTALLAKARGEDEKFRLLWDRYRARAVETELQGHIALARAMD, from the coding sequence ATGACTGCGCTAAGGGACGTTGCGCGGTTCTGCGACAACTGCGGAACCGCGTTTGAGCCCAGCCAGCAGACGGCAGAATACAAGCAGGTGACGGTCCTTTTCGCCGACGTCGTTCGTTCGATGGACATCGCCGCCACGTTGGGCCCGGAGCGGCTACGCGAGTTGATGACCGAGCTCGTCGAGCGCTCAGGTTCGGCGGTCCGGCGGTTCGGTGGCACGGTGAACCAGTTCACTGGCGACGGCTTCATGGCGCTGTTCGGCGCACCTGTTGCGATGGAGGACCACGCCGTCCGCGCATGTCTGGCTGCGCTCGACGTCCAAGCCGAAGCACGCAGTCTCGCGAACGATTTCGAACACCGGTACGGCGTCGCTCTCAAATTGCGCGTCGGACTGAACTCGGGCGAAGTCGTCGCGGGCGACATCGGTTCAGGACCAATGGGCTACACCGTATCCGGCCGGCACGTTGGCATGGCCCAGCGCATGGAATCGACCGCACCACCGGGTGGCGTGATGATCAGCGAGTCCACGGCTCGACTTGTGGAGTCAGTAGCCGACCTCGGTGACCCCGAGCCGGTGCGGATCAAGGGATCCGACGAGCCGGTGCTCGCTCGTCGGTTGCTGACGGTCCACTTGGGGGACCGCTGGTCGAGTAGGCGCGAATCTCCGTTGGTCGGCCGCAGCGCCGAGTTAACCCGTCTCACCACCGTGCTGGAGCGAGCGATCGCTGGGGACGGATATGTGGTCGGCATCGTCGGACCACCCGGCATCGGTAAAAGCCGAGTCACACGCGAGCTGTTGAGGATCGCAGGTGACCGCCAACTCACGGTGATCAAGACATACTGCGAGTCCCACTTCAAGGACATCCCCTTCCACGTTGCGGCACGCTTCCTTCGTGGCTTTTTCGGAGTTGTCGAGCTCGATTCGGAGGCAGCCCGCGAGAAATTGCGATCGTCGCTGCCCGACGCAGATCCCAACGACATTCTGTTGCTTGACGATCTGTTGGGCATTCGCGACGCAGAGCAACCAGCCATGGCAATCGACCCGGACGCGCGCAGGCGACGCGTGGCGCGGTTACTCGAAACCGTGCTGGTAAGACGACGCACCCCGGCCATCTTCGTTATCGAGGATGCCCATTGGATCGATACCGTCAGCGAGTCGATGCTCGCGGAGTTGGTCGCGGTCATATCCAAGACGCCGTCGCTCGTGCTGGTTACCCATCGGCCGGAGTACCACGGCGCGCTGACCGGCATGACGTCGATCTCGCTGGCGCCGCTGGATCGAGCAGAAGCGTCCACCCTCACCGCCGAACTTCTCGGATCGAATCCCACGCTCGCACGACTGTCGACGCAGATTGCCGAACGCAGCGGCGGCAATCCTTTTTTCACGGAGGAAATGGTCCGCGATCTCGTCGAACGTCGCGTGATAGGAGGCGAACGAGGCGCCTACATTTGTCTTGGGGACGGCGATGTGGCCGTTCCCGCTACCGTCCAAGCGACCATCGCAGCTCGCGTCGACCGCCTCGATTCGGCAGCCAAACGGACGTTGAACGCGGCATCGGTCATCGGAACGCGGTTCAGTCGCGATCTGCTCGCAGAAATTATCGACGACGACGAGCTTCCCACTCTCATCGACGCCGAACTCATCGAGCCAGTGACGGATTCGGGCGAATTCGCCTTCCGACATCCCCTCCTCCGCGCCGTGGCCTACGAATCACAACTGAGGGCCGGTCGCGCGGTACTCCATCGCAGGATCGCAGACGCGATCGAACAACGAGATGCTCATTCGGTCGACGCGAACGCTGCCTTGATCGCCACTCATCTCGAGTCGGCGGGCGATCTGCGCGCGGCGTTCGATTGGCATATGCGGGCGGGTGGGTGGTCGACCCACCGCGATATCCGGGCGGCACGGATGAGCTGGCAGCGAGCCGTCGGCGTCGCCGACGAAATGCCTGCCGAGGCTCCGGAGCGACCTGCGATGCGCATAGCGCCGCGGACGTTGTTGTGCGCGACCATCTGGCGGGTCGGCGGTGAGCTTGCCGATGTGCGGTTCGATGAGTTGCGTGAGCTCGCGATGCAAGCCGGAGACAATCGCTCTATGGCGATGGGCATGACCGGGCTCATCCAGATGTTGAACTTTCACGGTCGATTCACCGAGGCATCGGATCTGGCCACCGAATATGTGAGCGTGTTGGAGTCCTTCGGCGACCCGGAGTTGACGGTGGCGATGCTGCTCCCGCCGATACTGACCAAGTGGAATGCAGGTGAGATCCGCGAATCTCTGAGGCTGTGCGAGTACGGGATCGAGTTGTCGGGGGGCGACCCGTCCTTCGGCGCCCTCATCATCGGTTCTCCACTGGCCTTCATGCTCGCGTTGCGGGCGTCCGCCCGCTGCTGCTTTGGCATTCCGGGTTGGCGCGACGATTTCGACCAGGCTGTCGACATGGCTCGCAAAGTCGACCAATTCAGCTTCTGCGGGGTCGTTCAGTTCAAATACATCTCGGTCTTGAATTGGGCGTTGGAGCCCGACGACGAGGCGCTGCGCGAAACCACCGAGGCGCTCGACATAGCTCGGCACGGCGCCGACGACTTCACGCTCGTCAACGCCGAGTTCGCCCACGGACTGGTTCTGGTGCGCCGTGACGACACTGACCGCGACAAAGGATTCGAACTGCTCGCCAAGGCCGCGCGGCTGGGGCGCGAACACCGTTACACGATCATCGCCGCATGGTGTGCGGATCTGGACGTCGCGGCCGAGAAAATCCGACTAGGCGACCTCGACTCAGCTGTGCAACTTGCACACGACGTCCTGGAGGAGGAATTGAACTGCGGTGAGCACATCAACATCGGCTGGGCGACGACGGTACTCGTTGAAGCGCTGCTGCACCGAGGCCACGACGAGGACGTCGACACAGCAGCTGCCGCCGTCGATCGACTGGCGTCCATGCCCGTCGAAGGCGGGTTCGTCTATCACGAATTGCCGTTGATGCGCCTTACCGCACTTCTGGCGAAAGCTCGCGGCGAGGATGAGAAGTTCCGGCTTCTGTGGGACCGCTATCGCGCACGTGCGGTGGAAACGGAACTACAGGGCCACATTGCGCTGGCTCGAGCTATGGACTAG
- a CDS encoding oxidoreductase, translating to MGAPIAVVGPGAIGSTMAALLHAAGHSVLLCGHSPRDHIEVRPDDSDPIVVPGPVLTDPADVDGPAEVVLLAVKDTQNQSASGWLAKLCDHRTVVCALQNGVEQIERVGPLCPSSVVVPAVVWFSAEPHPNGWVRLRTGVRLVLPESNGAHRLADLMRGSDVTVELDEDFVTAAWRKLLVNALADLMVLTGRRSGMFRRDDIAALSRRYLAECLAVARAEGAKLGDDVVDEIVGLFAKAPEDMTTSMLTDREAHRRLEWDIRNGVISRKGARHGLATPISDGVVALLAAASDGPG from the coding sequence GTGGGTGCACCCATCGCGGTCGTCGGCCCAGGGGCGATCGGTTCCACCATGGCGGCTCTGCTGCACGCCGCGGGCCATTCGGTGCTGCTCTGCGGTCACTCACCGCGCGATCACATCGAGGTCAGGCCCGACGACAGCGATCCGATCGTCGTGCCGGGACCGGTACTCACTGATCCCGCCGATGTCGACGGCCCGGCGGAGGTCGTACTGCTGGCCGTCAAGGACACCCAGAATCAGAGCGCGTCGGGCTGGTTGGCCAAGCTCTGCGACCACCGCACCGTGGTGTGTGCGCTTCAGAACGGCGTCGAGCAGATCGAACGGGTCGGTCCGCTGTGCCCGTCGTCGGTAGTCGTGCCCGCGGTCGTCTGGTTCTCCGCAGAGCCGCACCCGAACGGATGGGTCCGGCTGCGCACCGGCGTCCGACTGGTGCTACCCGAATCGAACGGCGCTCATCGACTCGCGGATCTCATGCGAGGCTCCGACGTCACCGTCGAACTCGACGAGGACTTCGTCACCGCCGCGTGGCGCAAGCTGCTGGTGAACGCGCTGGCCGATCTGATGGTGCTGACTGGTCGCCGCTCCGGGATGTTCCGCCGCGACGACATCGCCGCGTTGTCGCGCCGCTATCTCGCCGAATGTCTCGCGGTGGCGCGGGCCGAGGGCGCAAAGCTCGGCGATGACGTCGTCGACGAGATCGTGGGACTGTTCGCCAAGGCGCCGGAGGACATGACGACCTCAATGCTCACCGACCGCGAGGCGCATCGGCGGCTGGAGTGGGACATCCGCAACGGCGTCATCTCGCGCAAAGGCGCCCGACACGGGCTGGCGACGCCGATCAGCGACGGCGTCGTCGCGCTGTTGGCCGCCGCCAGCGACGGCCCCGGCTAG
- the aspS gene encoding aspartate--tRNA ligase encodes MLRSHAAGSLRATDAGQTVTLAGWVARRRDHGGVIFIDLRDASGVSQVVFRDAGVLAAAHRLRAEFCVAVEGVVEARPEGNANPEIATGDIEVNATSLTVLAESAPLPFQLDEKAGEEARLKYRYLDLRREGPGHAIRLRSKVNAAARGVLAAHDFVEIETPTMTRSTPEGARDFLVPARLQPGSFYALPQSPQLFKQLLMVAGMERYYQIARCYRDEDFRADRQPEFTQLDMEMSFVDADDVMAVSEEVLKAIWALIGYDLPTPIPRMTYEEAMRRFGSDKPDLRFGLELVDCTEFFADTQFRVFQAAHVGAVVMPGGAAQPRRTLDGWQEFAKQRGHKGLAYVLVAEDGTLGGPVAKNLTDAERDGLAAHVGAEPGDCIFFAAGTAKSARALLGATRIEIATRLGMVDPAAWEFVWIVDWPLFEPADEATASGDVAVGSGAWTAVHHAFTAPKPESEATFDTEPGTALANAYDIVLNGNEIGGGSIRIHRRDIQERVFAMMGIDHDEAQEKFGFLLDAFAFGAPPHGGIAFGWDRIVALLGGYDSIREVIAFPKSGGGVDPLTGAPAPITAQQRKESGIDAKPQRLEDR; translated from the coding sequence GTGCTGCGCAGCCATGCCGCCGGTTCGTTAAGGGCCACCGATGCCGGTCAGACGGTGACCTTGGCCGGTTGGGTTGCCCGCCGACGCGACCACGGCGGTGTGATCTTCATCGACCTGCGCGACGCGTCGGGGGTGTCGCAGGTGGTGTTCCGGGACGCCGGCGTGCTGGCGGCCGCGCACCGGCTGCGCGCCGAGTTCTGTGTGGCCGTCGAGGGCGTCGTCGAGGCGCGGCCGGAGGGCAACGCCAACCCGGAGATCGCCACCGGCGACATCGAGGTGAACGCCACATCGCTGACGGTGCTCGCCGAGAGCGCGCCGCTGCCGTTCCAGCTCGACGAGAAGGCAGGCGAGGAGGCGCGGCTCAAATACCGCTACCTCGACCTGCGACGCGAAGGACCCGGTCACGCTATTCGGTTGCGGTCCAAGGTCAACGCGGCCGCGCGCGGTGTGTTGGCGGCCCATGACTTCGTCGAGATCGAGACGCCGACGATGACACGGTCGACGCCCGAGGGCGCACGCGACTTCCTGGTGCCCGCGCGGCTGCAGCCCGGATCCTTCTACGCGCTGCCGCAGAGCCCGCAGTTGTTCAAGCAGCTGCTGATGGTGGCAGGCATGGAGCGCTACTACCAGATCGCGCGGTGCTACCGCGACGAGGACTTCCGCGCCGACCGGCAGCCGGAGTTCACGCAGCTGGACATGGAGATGAGCTTCGTCGACGCCGACGATGTGATGGCGGTGTCTGAGGAGGTCCTCAAGGCGATCTGGGCGCTGATCGGCTACGACCTGCCGACGCCCATCCCGCGGATGACGTACGAGGAGGCGATGCGGCGGTTCGGCTCCGACAAACCGGATCTGCGCTTCGGTCTCGAACTCGTCGACTGCACAGAGTTTTTCGCTGACACCCAATTCCGGGTTTTCCAGGCAGCCCATGTGGGCGCGGTGGTGATGCCGGGTGGCGCGGCACAGCCGCGGCGCACGCTCGACGGCTGGCAGGAGTTCGCCAAACAGCGCGGCCACAAAGGTCTCGCGTACGTGCTGGTCGCCGAGGACGGCACCCTCGGCGGTCCCGTCGCCAAGAACCTCACCGACGCCGAACGCGACGGTCTGGCGGCCCATGTCGGCGCCGAGCCGGGGGACTGCATCTTCTTCGCGGCGGGAACGGCGAAGTCGGCCCGTGCGCTGCTCGGCGCAACGCGAATCGAGATCGCCACGCGCCTCGGCATGGTCGACCCCGCGGCGTGGGAGTTCGTCTGGATCGTGGACTGGCCGTTGTTCGAACCCGCTGACGAGGCGACGGCTTCCGGTGATGTGGCCGTCGGCTCGGGTGCGTGGACAGCGGTGCACCACGCCTTCACGGCGCCCAAGCCCGAGTCGGAGGCGACGTTCGATACCGAGCCCGGCACCGCGCTGGCCAACGCCTACGACATCGTGCTCAACGGAAACGAGATCGGCGGCGGGTCGATCCGTATTCACCGCCGCGACATCCAGGAGCGGGTGTTCGCGATGATGGGCATCGACCACGACGAGGCGCAGGAGAAATTCGGATTCCTGTTGGACGCCTTCGCGTTCGGTGCACCGCCGCACGGCGGCATCGCGTTCGGCTGGGATCGCATCGTGGCCCTGCTCGGCGGCTACGACTCGATTCGCGAAGTGATCGCGTTCCCGAAGTCCGGCGGTGGCGTCGACCCGTTGACCGGCGCGCCCGCGCCCATCACGGCGCAGCAGCGTAAGGAATCGGGAATCGATGCCAAGCCGCAGAGGCTGGAGGACAGATGA
- a CDS encoding nitroreductase family deazaflavin-dependent oxidoreductase, which produces MSEVFSADAMKEFNEKLVEVFRANGGKVGGQFAGADLLLLTTTGAKSGQPRLAPLAYFTIDDKMIIIGSKAGADTNPDWVHNLRANPSAHIEVGVDAYDVTSRELPRDERDALFDKVVAAAPGFGEYQAKTSRIIPLFELQRV; this is translated from the coding sequence ATGAGCGAGGTTTTCAGCGCGGACGCAATGAAGGAATTCAACGAGAAGCTCGTCGAGGTATTCAGGGCCAACGGCGGCAAGGTGGGCGGCCAGTTCGCGGGCGCGGATCTGTTGCTGCTGACCACGACGGGCGCCAAGTCGGGTCAGCCGCGGCTGGCACCGCTGGCGTACTTCACCATTGACGACAAGATGATCATCATCGGGTCGAAGGCGGGCGCCGACACGAATCCTGACTGGGTGCACAACCTGCGGGCCAACCCGAGCGCACACATCGAGGTCGGCGTCGACGCCTACGACGTCACCAGCCGCGAACTGCCGCGCGACGAGCGCGATGCGTTGTTCGACAAAGTCGTCGCCGCCGCGCCGGGTTTCGGTGAGTACCAGGCGAAGACGTCGCGCATCATTCCGCTTTTCGAGCTGCAGAGGGTTTGA